The Juglans regia cultivar Chandler chromosome 1, Walnut 2.0, whole genome shotgun sequence nucleotide sequence taaaataattagcaataaataagaatattaatattgacttcatcaaagacatctctaaaatttgacgaaaagtacatatttttcattagtCTAAAACTTCCCTAACTATAACTCTATATTGGATTAACTATTAGATtggtcaaaataaaaaaatattattattttttaataataatatttttaatttatttttataattacactaactatatattaattaataatttaattttatacttaaattattattttttaactatttttttcttcaacgtAATTAATCTGATTAATACTTAAACAGTGGTGGAATTAATCAGAAAATTAGAAGaagtaattttgtaataaaataataaaaatagatcataAACAGtatctttaaatataaatataaaagtaaatacatTATAGCACAAAGTTAGAATTTTGATTATTTACCGAATTAATGCAACGTTTTTAACCGAAAccattcaaatttaaagattcCTCCATTTTGAAGATTACAATACCGGTTCTCTAAGCTGTTTTCTTGTATCCCGTAATTTCTGATCGGCTTTAACCACGAATAAAACCAAAGTGAAGTGGCTTTTCTTTATTCCTATCCAAACCTGTCGGCATGAATTGGATTTTATATACTGGAAACAGCGTGCGGATTATAATAACTTTAGTGGGCAAAAGAttgaggttgtgtttggatattgaaatgagttgagttgagttgagttgagttgaaatgataaaatattgttagaatattatttttattttagaatttgaaaaagttgaattatttattatattttgtattaaaatttaaaaaaattataatgatgaattgagatgtaACCAAACTCACTCTGAAAGAGACAGAAATCAAGGATTTCTCGTATCAGGGACgggaagaaaacaaaaccattgGCTGAACCGGACCTAGACCCCAAAACCACCAGCAAATTACTGGTCTTGTTGACGGCTTTTCCAAAACTCAAGCTCCTTTTCAAGTATCTGGCTTTCCATCCCTCTCTCCCTATATATAAAAGAGCCCCTCCATTTGATTTTCTATATCAAGCACACATCCTTCTCGGATCAATTGTATTCTCTAGTACACAAAGTTTGCAATTCctttttctctaatttcaagAGCAAATCAGTCTAATTGTGAAGAGTAACACGAAGAAGATGAGTTCAACAAGCAGAGCTATTGTAGCAGCCAGCGTAGGAGTCGTGGAGGCCATGAAAGACCAGATGGGCATCTGCAGAtggaattatattataagatctGCGCAGCAAAATACAAAGAACCATCTCCGGTCTTTATCACAGGCAAAGAACCTCTCCTCTTCAACTTCTGCAGTGGTTTCAAGCAAAGTAAGAGATCATcaggagaaaatgaagaagtcAGAAGAGTCTTTGAGGACAGTCATGTACTTGAGCTGTTGGGGTCCCAATTGAGGCTTTGAGGTCTGCTGAAGATAGCGAGCCACTGAGTAGCTCTCGGAGAACGTCGTCGCCTGAAGGGAAATGTCAGTCCGAGCTTGTCATAGCGgaaattttagacttttttttttgaactaaCAATTTCATACATCAATGTAAGAAAACTATTACAGAGAGAACTAAGTACTAATTGTTCAAAATCCACTCTAAGATCTAAAGCTTTCTTAGCAAGTGAGTGGGCAAAATTATTGTCATTTCTTCCTACCAATATAATAGCAAAAGACTCAAAAAAGAAAGCCGATTTCTAGTGTCATCTAAAACCAATTCCACATAATCCCATCTGGCTTGTTGACTGTTAAGGCCTTGAACAACTTGAGAGGAATCACCTTCAAGGATGATTGAAGTTAAACCCAAATCAGATCCAAACTTTGCAGCCTGAAAGCCCCCTATTGCTTCAGCAAGTAAAGGGGTACACACCCTGCTTTTGACACACTTCTAGTAGCTAAGATACCTCCTATATGATCTCTTGCTACCAATCCAAGGCCAATTCTGTCTTGAGACTCCCTCAAAGCAACATCCCAATTAATCTTAACAAGACTAAGAGGAGGGGGTGTCCAATGCACAACTAGGTTAGAAGTACATCTAAGAGAAGGCTCTGAAATTGTCTGTGAAGCTTTAAAAACTGCAAGATCATGAACTGCTTGTTGAGGTAACAAAGTGGGGTGCAAAAAGGTACCTTCAAAAATAGACTTGTTTTTTCGATACCAAATGTTTCTTACTGTTACAGCAAATAGATCCATAAGATGATTGTCACAACTAGCCATTAGAGATTCAAAAATCTCTATAAAACTATATGCTCTCAAAGAGCTTTTTTGGAAAAGTGATGGCCTTGGACTCCATACATCTGTAGCTTAAGCACAATTTCAAAGAATATGAGCAGTTGTTTCTTTTTCCATGTAGCATATAGGACAAAGAGGAGAGTCTAcaatctttttcttgaaaaggtTCATCTTTGTTGGTAGGGACTCCATACAAGCTCTCCACACAAATACCTTCACAGCATTAGGAACATTTAATTTCCAACAATAGGTCCAGTCTTTAATGTTTTGAGCTCCTCGAGATGATTGTCCCAGATGGATTTCATTGAGTTCCATCTAAAGATGATAAGCACTCTTAACAATAAAGCTCTCATCCTTACTGCCTAACCATATAAGTCTGTCACTTGCACCATTAGCACTAACAAGGATTTTCTGGATGGTGGCAACATTTTCAGGACCCAACAAGTCTATTATCAACTCTTTATTCTATTGTTTATTGTCCACAAGAATCAAATTAGCAACCCTGGCCTCCTCATTTAAAATCTGACTATGGGTCTGAACCATGTAAGAAGATGGTTTAGGAAGCCACCTATCTTTCCATATTTTGGTATCTTGTCCATTCCCAATTCTCCACATGGAGCCTTGAACAATAAGCCCTTTTGCAGCTAATAGACTTCTCCAAATAAATGAAGGTCTATTACCAACTTTAGCCTGGAAGAAATCTGAAGATAAGAAGTATTTAGCCTTGTGTACTTTGGTAGCTAGGGAATCAGGACAATGCATGATTCTTCATACTTGCTTAGCCAATAAGGCTAAATTAAAGCTTTGCAAATCTCTAAATCTCATACCACCAGCAGATTTTGCTTTCCCATTTGACCCCAAGATAACCAGTGTACTTTCCTATCCCCATCCTGTTGTCCCCACCAGAAGTGGTTCATGACTCTATTGATTTCCAACAACAATGATTTTGGTAGCTTAAACACTCACATGCAGTAGGTAGGAAGTGTTTGAACCACTGCTTTTAGAAGAATTTCCTTCTCTACCAAGGAAAGGAGTTT carries:
- the LOC108979037 gene encoding uncharacterized protein LOC108979037; translated protein: MSSTSRAIVAASVGVVEAMKDQMGICRWNYIIRSAQQNTKNHLRSLSQAKNLSSSTSAVVSSKVRDHQEKMKKSEESLRTVMYLSCWGPN